A single genomic interval of Agarivorans aestuarii harbors:
- a CDS encoding LruC domain-containing protein, producing the protein MKPWKPLAFAMLCSPLSSYGAAFSSCPTQAFLVQQNVAQLFGVNLATGFYQTLADDMGTTGKLNALGFNLHDDYLYAWSYQHGTLARIGDDYQIEPLILDWNGIDSNVSFYVGDVAVSHNAHYLYRSGSSRGLYRVSLDETDSDYLQMQRVIDGSALNLRIFDMAFHPDNNMLYSVDNNGNLWSIDASNGNSQNLANVGQTGTFGAVYFDVDGNLYISRNSDGSVFKIDVSESNPQAQFYAQGPASGNNDGARCAIAPIVAEDEANIDFGDAPDSFGTSLANNGARHQLVEGGIHLGTYVDGEADAYVYPKSDDSSRLLDDEDGIAFVTDVQVGLDFVVQVDSSANGYLSAWIDLNGNDVFDSQEQVLTDQAVVSGVQSLLVSVPEGYESGDRWARFRISSAGGNAATGGAPDGEVEDMQIYVGDSATQVSYYPSADGYATVAFEDNWPAEGDYDLNDLVVNLQTKVLSFADGDVARVELQGEVRAVGASFHNGFAIRIPGIDKSLVDVAAIRYEINGQLLDSPVLDASTSDITAIIASNVRDYINNQNQCDFYKTQSDCRGEGQLHFKVLLPMLEGVAASSLPSAPFDPFIYATDHARNPYFANSPGRGLEIHAKNQSPSSQADDTLWGSMDDVSNPAANSYYQTGNGLPWAIIVPYNWQYPFERIKVSDAYPNFIEYAQSEGQQASDWYLLENARSELIYQDQE; encoded by the coding sequence GGCGCAACTGTTCGGTGTTAATTTGGCCACAGGCTTTTACCAAACCTTGGCCGATGATATGGGCACTACTGGTAAACTCAACGCTTTGGGTTTTAACCTCCACGACGATTACCTTTATGCTTGGAGTTACCAGCATGGCACCCTAGCCAGAATTGGTGATGACTACCAAATTGAGCCACTCATCCTAGATTGGAATGGCATTGATAGTAATGTGAGTTTTTATGTGGGCGATGTGGCTGTTAGCCACAACGCACACTACCTCTATCGCAGCGGTTCATCGCGTGGTTTATACCGTGTATCGCTAGATGAAACTGATAGTGACTACCTACAAATGCAGCGAGTAATTGATGGCAGTGCCTTAAACTTGCGCATTTTTGATATGGCCTTCCATCCTGATAACAACATGCTTTACAGCGTTGATAACAACGGTAACTTATGGAGCATTGACGCTAGCAACGGCAATAGCCAAAACCTCGCAAATGTTGGTCAAACTGGCACCTTTGGCGCGGTTTACTTTGATGTTGATGGCAACCTATATATTAGCCGCAACAGCGATGGCTCAGTATTCAAAATTGATGTCTCAGAAAGTAACCCACAAGCACAGTTTTACGCTCAAGGACCGGCATCGGGTAATAACGATGGCGCCCGATGCGCAATCGCCCCGATTGTTGCCGAAGATGAAGCCAATATCGATTTTGGTGACGCACCAGATAGCTTTGGTACTTCTTTAGCAAATAATGGCGCTCGCCACCAGCTAGTGGAGGGTGGAATTCACTTAGGCACCTACGTAGACGGCGAAGCCGATGCATATGTGTATCCGAAGAGTGATGACAGTTCTCGTTTATTAGACGATGAAGATGGCATCGCCTTTGTGACCGATGTGCAAGTAGGTCTAGATTTTGTGGTGCAGGTAGACAGCTCTGCTAATGGCTACTTAAGTGCTTGGATCGATTTAAACGGCAACGACGTATTCGATTCACAAGAGCAAGTGCTAACCGACCAAGCCGTTGTTAGTGGGGTGCAATCACTACTAGTGAGTGTGCCAGAGGGCTACGAAAGTGGTGACCGATGGGCGCGTTTTCGGATTAGCTCGGCAGGTGGTAACGCCGCCACGGGTGGCGCACCAGATGGTGAAGTTGAAGACATGCAAATCTACGTGGGTGACTCGGCCACTCAGGTTAGTTATTACCCAAGTGCTGATGGCTACGCCACAGTAGCCTTTGAAGATAACTGGCCTGCAGAAGGGGACTACGACCTTAACGACCTAGTGGTTAACCTGCAAACTAAGGTATTAAGTTTTGCTGATGGTGATGTTGCAAGGGTAGAGCTGCAAGGTGAAGTAAGAGCGGTTGGCGCAAGTTTTCATAATGGCTTTGCGATCCGTATTCCAGGTATTGATAAATCGTTGGTGGATGTTGCTGCTATTCGATATGAAATAAATGGGCAGTTATTGGATAGCCCGGTACTGGATGCAAGCACTAGCGATATTACCGCGATTATTGCCAGTAACGTGCGCGATTATATTAATAATCAAAACCAGTGTGACTTTTACAAAACACAAAGCGATTGCCGTGGCGAAGGTCAACTTCACTTCAAAGTATTGTTGCCAATGCTTGAAGGGGTTGCGGCCAGTAGTTTACCTAGCGCACCGTTTGACCCATTTATCTACGCAACCGACCATGCGCGTAACCCCTATTTTGCAAACTCACCAGGCCGTGGCTTAGAGATCCACGCTAAAAATCAAAGCCCAAGCTCGCAAGCCGACGATACCTTGTGGGGAAGCATGGATGATGTGTCCAACCCAGCGGCTAATTCCTACTACCAAACTGGCAATGGCCTGCCTTGGGCAATCATTGTGCCTTACAACTGGCAGTATCCATTTGAGCGAATCAAAGTAAGCGATGCCTACCCAAACTTTATTGAATACGCCCAAAGTGAAGGCCAACAAGCCAGTGACTGGTACTTGCTGGAAAATGCCCGCAGCGAACTTATTTATCAAGATCAGGAGTAA
- a CDS encoding procyclic acidic repetitive family protein — protein sequence MNKLIKVNRILSSGLLVLSSSLLVACGGGGGGGGQTEVVETVETEPSPEPTTPVETVPEPSPEPTPIATSLEEVQVAESFIFSNQQDIELQVSYPMLGDERAYLNICTQWKDMEQQSIEYSSCVWRGQISQSQMALDITLPAHASTLVAEVWQLSSGNVTRVHQELSLAELGVTSPSFSF from the coding sequence ATGAACAAGTTAATCAAAGTAAACCGTATCTTAAGTAGTGGGCTATTGGTGTTAAGCAGCAGCTTGTTAGTGGCTTGTGGCGGGGGCGGCGGTGGAGGTGGCCAAACCGAAGTTGTTGAAACTGTAGAAACTGAACCGAGTCCAGAGCCAACAACACCGGTGGAAACAGTGCCAGAGCCAAGCCCTGAACCAACACCTATTGCAACCAGCTTAGAAGAGGTACAGGTTGCAGAGAGTTTTATTTTTAGTAATCAGCAAGATATAGAGTTGCAGGTATCTTATCCAATGCTGGGAGACGAACGAGCTTACTTAAACATTTGCACCCAATGGAAAGACATGGAGCAGCAAAGCATAGAGTACAGTTCTTGTGTATGGCGTGGTCAAATTAGCCAATCACAAATGGCGCTAGATATAACCTTACCAGCTCATGCCAGCACTTTAGTTGCCGAGGTTTGGCAGCTATCGTCTGGCAACGTGACTCGAGTTCATCAAGAGTTAAGTTTGGCAGAGTTAGGTGTTACCTCACCGAGCTTTTCGTTTTAA
- a CDS encoding glycosyltransferase family 4 protein — protein MQAYHHGEVVPQAYSVWLFIDSQTVGGIESHVFNLALALHQRGHAVCVVFWKAYIKPHPMLSQLEQAQVPWLILDGAIASLLHAVNDFSPRLVHSHGYKASLVGRVLRCIKPIKLVSSYHAGEISQGRLACYDWLDRYTAFLSQARIAISRDIAKRVAASSKIVNNFVQVPPFVSTLKSRRHKRRLTIGFVGRLTEVKGPDRFYQLSKAMPELNFVVFGEGTLLPSDEHKNLSNLRLRGKQDSMDSCWQELDLLCMPSRNEGLPLAALEAMSRGIPVIASNVGALSELIKHQQNGFILEGFEVEQWRKVIKRWQQNADFQYQLAKQARQTIIERYSPEAIIPQFEKVYSQLA, from the coding sequence ATGCAGGCATATCATCATGGTGAGGTGGTTCCTCAAGCGTATTCTGTTTGGTTGTTTATCGACAGCCAAACAGTGGGCGGTATAGAGAGCCACGTGTTCAATTTGGCCTTAGCGCTTCATCAACGAGGTCATGCTGTATGTGTTGTGTTTTGGAAGGCTTATATCAAGCCTCATCCTATGCTCAGTCAGTTAGAGCAAGCTCAAGTACCTTGGTTAATACTCGACGGCGCGATAGCTAGTTTGTTGCATGCGGTGAATGACTTCTCTCCAAGGCTAGTTCACAGCCATGGTTACAAAGCGAGTTTAGTTGGGCGCGTGTTACGCTGTATTAAACCTATCAAGTTGGTGTCTAGCTATCATGCGGGTGAAATTAGCCAAGGGCGTTTAGCCTGCTACGACTGGTTAGATCGTTACACTGCGTTTTTGTCGCAGGCCAGAATTGCTATTAGTAGAGATATAGCCAAGCGTGTTGCAGCATCTAGCAAGATAGTGAACAACTTCGTGCAAGTTCCCCCGTTTGTATCAACTTTAAAGTCTCGGCGACATAAGCGCCGTCTAACCATTGGCTTTGTTGGTCGGCTAACAGAAGTAAAGGGGCCTGATCGTTTTTACCAATTGTCTAAGGCCATGCCTGAGCTCAACTTTGTGGTGTTTGGTGAGGGGACTTTATTGCCAAGTGATGAGCACAAAAACTTAAGTAATCTAAGACTACGCGGCAAACAAGACAGCATGGATAGTTGCTGGCAAGAGCTAGATTTACTGTGTATGCCTTCACGAAATGAGGGCTTGCCGCTGGCTGCTTTAGAGGCCATGAGCAGAGGGATCCCGGTTATCGCCAGTAATGTTGGGGCGCTTAGTGAACTCATCAAACACCAGCAAAATGGTTTTATACTAGAAGGCTTTGAAGTGGAGCAGTGGCGTAAAGTCATTAAACGCTGGCAACAAAATGCTGATTTTCAGTATCAGCTTGCTAAGCAGGCCAGGCAAACCATTATCGAGCGTTATTCCCCAGAAGCGATTATCCCGCAGTTTGAAAAGGTGTATAGCCAGCTGGCTTAA
- a CDS encoding ABC transporter substrate-binding protein, whose amino-acid sequence MTEISYKPKNKLKRGTLLVVFALAVVVTAVMFKDSKKSESLMPSKANTLSISGPWEMTSLDPSKQGYILTRMQVIETLLNVDERGAITAGLATQWQVSEDGLNWQFTLRDGVTFHDGSKLDANVAVHALKVAQSKHGTLSKAEVVNISALSDNEISIELAKPYVAFAALLTNYSNAILAEKSYQEDGAVLELYGSGPYQMESFSPPHKLTVRKFDEYWGEKAQISFATYLTGHRAESRILQAKSGEADIVFTLDPAMLIQLESSTELDVHSNLIPRTMFVKLNAGHPFLSDVKARQALSMALDRASISKNVLGAEGSETAQLMPSSMSQWFIEGVDNNPYNLEQAQQILSGLGWQKGTSGLLERDGKPFKITMMTYADRPELATVATAIQAQWAKLGVDLKVDVTNSSMIPAGHTDGSLEMALIARNFGFSADPLPIISSDFANGGGDWGTMNWVNPQVDTAIAELLNSSQAEQSFALSQEVAQEIYQDTPVLPISSYSQHTSVNARVKNFKFDPFERDYFINQMYFEQ is encoded by the coding sequence ATGACTGAAATATCTTATAAACCCAAGAACAAACTTAAGCGTGGTACATTGCTTGTTGTGTTCGCACTAGCGGTTGTTGTTACCGCTGTAATGTTCAAAGACTCCAAAAAATCTGAATCTTTAATGCCAAGCAAAGCCAATACTTTATCTATTAGTGGTCCTTGGGAAATGACCAGTTTAGATCCCTCAAAACAGGGCTACATATTAACCCGTATGCAAGTGATAGAGACGCTGTTAAACGTGGATGAACGTGGTGCTATTACAGCAGGATTAGCAACGCAGTGGCAGGTGAGTGAAGATGGGCTGAACTGGCAATTTACTTTGAGAGATGGAGTAACCTTCCACGATGGTTCAAAGCTTGACGCTAATGTAGCTGTTCACGCTCTTAAGGTTGCTCAAAGTAAGCACGGTACTTTAAGCAAAGCGGAAGTAGTGAACATTTCTGCACTTAGCGACAATGAAATTAGTATCGAGTTAGCTAAACCGTATGTGGCGTTTGCGGCGCTGCTAACCAACTATTCAAATGCCATTTTGGCAGAAAAATCCTACCAAGAAGATGGTGCGGTACTAGAGCTATATGGCAGTGGCCCATACCAAATGGAAAGCTTTTCGCCGCCTCATAAATTAACCGTGAGAAAGTTTGATGAGTACTGGGGAGAAAAGGCTCAAATCAGCTTTGCAACATACTTAACTGGTCACCGAGCCGAAAGCCGTATTTTGCAGGCTAAATCTGGCGAAGCTGACATAGTGTTTACCCTAGACCCAGCGATGCTTATCCAACTTGAATCAAGCACAGAGTTAGATGTTCACAGCAATCTAATCCCACGAACAATGTTTGTGAAGTTAAATGCTGGTCACCCCTTCCTTAGTGATGTTAAAGCTCGCCAAGCCTTGAGTATGGCTTTAGATAGAGCCTCCATTAGCAAAAATGTACTGGGCGCTGAAGGTTCTGAAACTGCACAACTTATGCCTAGCTCTATGTCGCAATGGTTTATTGAAGGAGTTGATAATAACCCTTACAACTTAGAACAGGCGCAGCAAATACTAAGCGGTTTAGGTTGGCAAAAAGGTACGTCGGGATTGTTAGAGCGCGATGGTAAGCCATTTAAAATTACGATGATGACATACGCAGACCGTCCTGAACTGGCTACAGTAGCAACGGCCATTCAAGCGCAGTGGGCCAAACTTGGCGTAGATCTAAAAGTAGATGTAACTAACTCAAGTATGATCCCAGCAGGCCATACCGATGGTTCTTTAGAAATGGCGCTTATTGCCCGCAACTTTGGCTTTAGTGCCGACCCTTTACCCATTATTAGTAGTGATTTTGCCAACGGTGGTGGCGACTGGGGAACCATGAACTGGGTAAATCCGCAGGTAGATACTGCCATTGCTGAGTTGCTAAATTCCAGCCAAGCTGAGCAGTCTTTTGCCTTAAGCCAAGAGGTGGCGCAAGAGATCTATCAAGATACGCCAGTGCTACCTATTTCTAGCTATAGCCAACATACGTCGGTTAATGCACGAGTGAAGAACTTTAAGTTCGACCCATTTGAGCGTGATTACTTCATCAATCAGATGTATTTCGAACAGTAG
- a CDS encoding ABC transporter permease: MLWDLAKKRLYQLILVAWGVGTLTFVLMRSLPGDMAYRIAASRYGQDNVDSAAAELVRQELNLDQGWLSSYVSWLLDLLQLNLGNSLVSGLPVSEMVLHQLGHSLLLAGVGIALSILIALPLGTLTAKEVLKKKGGVINSLVVWFSTFTRAMPVFVLGLILILLFAIEWQWFPVAGYGTWQHLVLPSVTLAISLAAVSNRVVHNSVGRVLRSPFYLFSRVKGLTENQTFFRHGVRNMAVPVVAFIGIQLVSVIEGIVMIESLFSWPGVGHGLAHAIFARDIPVIQGCALTMGVLFVLLNSLIDVLCYWIDPRGQLEK, encoded by the coding sequence ATGTTGTGGGATCTAGCTAAAAAGCGCTTATACCAACTTATTTTGGTTGCTTGGGGAGTGGGTACGCTGACCTTTGTATTGATGCGTAGCCTACCAGGAGACATGGCTTATAGAATTGCGGCCAGTCGCTACGGGCAGGATAACGTTGATTCAGCAGCGGCAGAACTTGTTCGCCAAGAATTAAACTTAGACCAAGGTTGGTTGAGTAGCTACGTTAGTTGGTTGTTAGACCTACTGCAGCTTAACTTAGGTAATTCACTGGTAAGTGGATTACCGGTTAGTGAAATGGTTTTACATCAACTTGGACATTCATTGCTGCTAGCAGGGGTTGGCATTGCCTTATCGATATTGATTGCGCTGCCTTTAGGTACCTTAACGGCTAAAGAAGTATTGAAGAAAAAAGGCGGCGTGATTAATTCGCTGGTGGTGTGGTTTTCTACCTTCACCCGGGCAATGCCAGTATTTGTATTGGGTTTGATACTAATTTTGCTGTTCGCCATTGAGTGGCAATGGTTCCCGGTAGCAGGTTACGGTACTTGGCAGCATCTTGTTTTGCCAAGTGTAACCTTAGCGATTAGTTTAGCAGCGGTATCAAATCGGGTGGTTCACAATAGCGTAGGTCGGGTGCTTCGCTCACCCTTTTATCTATTCTCCCGAGTAAAAGGCTTAACCGAGAATCAAACCTTTTTTCGCCATGGTGTGAGAAATATGGCTGTGCCCGTTGTTGCTTTTATTGGTATTCAACTGGTGAGCGTGATTGAGGGGATAGTGATGATTGAGTCTCTCTTCTCTTGGCCTGGTGTTGGCCACGGGCTTGCGCACGCAATTTTTGCCCGCGATATTCCGGTTATTCAAGGCTGTGCCCTTACCATGGGGGTGTTGTTTGTATTGCTAAATAGCCTGATAGATGTGTTGTGTTACTGGATTGATCCAAGAGGTCAGCTAGAGAAATGA
- a CDS encoding ABC transporter permease — MMKQLNLNQKLGLTILLGLLAFSLLVACLSPHSIDEQNLAQRLLLPSANNWLGTDHFGRDMMTRLASAIGLSFSLGVLCVVSASVLGVTLGVCSAWAGGRVEQALDVVVNILLALPGLVLVLLLSALAPGSFLVMYLAISLVQWVEYYRVTRAITRTIVDSPERQVSAMMGFGKWYQFKRHIWPAVAPSVFTMAAFGAANAILMMASLGFIAVGIQPPLAELGLMSVELFPFYIEAPWVLAQPLLVVALLVLGFHLLAGASRESLNSAD, encoded by the coding sequence ATGATGAAGCAATTAAATTTAAATCAAAAGCTTGGCTTAACTATTCTGCTTGGGCTGCTGGCATTTTCGCTATTAGTGGCTTGCTTGTCTCCACATAGTATTGATGAGCAAAACTTAGCACAGCGTTTATTACTGCCAAGTGCCAACAATTGGCTGGGTACCGATCATTTTGGTCGAGATATGATGACCCGTTTAGCCAGTGCTATCGGCTTGTCATTTAGCTTAGGCGTGCTTTGTGTTGTTAGCGCATCTGTATTAGGTGTAACGCTTGGCGTTTGTTCTGCTTGGGCGGGAGGCAGAGTTGAGCAAGCTCTAGATGTGGTGGTGAATATACTACTCGCGCTACCTGGTTTGGTGTTGGTGTTATTACTTTCTGCACTGGCGCCGGGTTCATTTTTGGTGATGTACCTCGCTATCTCATTGGTGCAATGGGTTGAGTACTATCGCGTAACCCGCGCAATTACGCGAACCATTGTCGATAGCCCCGAGCGGCAAGTTTCCGCCATGATGGGTTTTGGTAAGTGGTATCAGTTTAAGCGCCACATTTGGCCAGCAGTTGCTCCGTCGGTATTTACCATGGCAGCCTTTGGCGCTGCGAATGCCATTTTAATGATGGCTTCACTTGGTTTTATTGCAGTAGGTATTCAACCACCATTGGCCGAACTGGGCTTAATGAGTGTGGAGCTATTTCCGTTTTACATTGAAGCACCCTGGGTACTCGCTCAACCCTTACTCGTGGTTGCTCTATTGGTACTAGGTTTTCATTTATTAGCAGGAGCGAGCCGTGAATCTCTTAATTCAGCTGACTGA
- a CDS encoding ABC transporter ATP-binding protein: MNLLIQLTDLSINAKELELLQPLSLQLYQDKPLTILGQTGSGKSLLAQAIVGLLPSELSQQGKVEVFGKVHEQKSLTSLWGKQVIMLPQEPWRALDPLMPAYQQVSEVYECLHNLDEETAFNRAIEDLDRVGLKSSALKRPGQLSGGMAQRLAVSAATAGGAKLVLADEPTKGLDVSRRDDIIQLLINSAKGGGLLTITHDIEVARQIGGEIIVMKEGEVVERGSAEQVLENPQHAYTQLLIAADPRHWQQREKSQIAKTPVLETKRLAIGRNGTALSKNIDFTIHTGEVVGVVGDSGCGKSTLGDTLLGLLKPVDGQVNKLKNDAKPYQWLKLYQDPPAAITSSVSLGVLLEDLLKLYKLERQRVPDLMNKLNLAPELLARRSTEVSGGELQRFAILRALLLDPVFLFADEPTSRLDPIIAKEVTDLLVDLAKQQGCALLLVSHDPYMIEKRCDTVVRL; encoded by the coding sequence GTGAATCTCTTAATTCAGCTGACTGATCTTTCGATTAATGCCAAAGAGCTTGAGTTGCTTCAACCCTTATCGCTTCAGTTATACCAAGACAAACCTTTAACTATTCTTGGCCAAACAGGCTCGGGTAAAAGCTTGTTGGCTCAAGCCATTGTGGGTTTGTTACCTAGCGAATTATCGCAACAAGGTAAGGTAGAAGTATTTGGTAAAGTTCATGAGCAAAAGTCACTCACTAGCCTTTGGGGAAAACAGGTGATAATGCTACCTCAAGAGCCTTGGCGCGCACTTGACCCGTTAATGCCAGCTTATCAGCAAGTGTCTGAAGTTTACGAGTGTTTGCACAATCTCGACGAAGAAACTGCATTCAATCGCGCGATAGAGGACTTAGACCGAGTCGGCTTGAAAAGTAGCGCCTTAAAACGCCCTGGGCAGCTATCCGGTGGCATGGCGCAGCGTTTAGCGGTATCTGCGGCAACAGCTGGTGGAGCAAAGTTGGTGCTAGCCGATGAGCCAACCAAAGGGCTTGATGTAAGCCGCAGAGACGACATCATTCAATTGCTAATCAACAGTGCCAAGGGTGGTGGTTTGCTTACCATTACTCATGACATAGAAGTTGCACGCCAAATTGGCGGTGAGATTATTGTGATGAAAGAGGGGGAAGTGGTTGAACGGGGTAGTGCTGAGCAAGTATTGGAAAATCCTCAACACGCTTACACCCAATTGCTGATTGCCGCGGATCCACGCCACTGGCAACAGCGTGAGAAAAGCCAAATTGCTAAAACTCCAGTGCTCGAAACTAAGCGTTTAGCGATAGGTCGCAATGGTACAGCGCTGTCGAAGAACATCGATTTCACTATTCACACTGGCGAAGTAGTGGGGGTGGTAGGAGATAGTGGTTGTGGCAAAAGCACCTTAGGCGATACTTTACTGGGTTTACTTAAGCCGGTTGATGGCCAGGTAAACAAGTTAAAGAACGACGCCAAACCTTATCAATGGTTGAAGCTTTACCAAGACCCTCCTGCGGCAATTACGTCTAGTGTTTCACTTGGAGTATTGTTGGAAGACTTGCTCAAGCTGTATAAGCTAGAGCGCCAGCGTGTGCCGGATTTAATGAACAAACTCAACTTGGCACCAGAGCTTCTCGCGCGCAGAAGCACCGAAGTGTCAGGGGGAGAATTGCAGCGCTTTGCAATTTTGCGCGCTTTGTTACTGGATCCGGTATTTTTGTTTGCTGATGAACCCACCTCTCGCTTAGATCCGATCATTGCAAAAGAGGTGACCGACCTACTGGTGGATTTGGCGAAACAGCAAGGTTGTGCGCTGTTATTAGTAAGCCACGATCCCTACATGATTGAGAAGCGCTGCGATACTGTAGTGCGCTTGTAA
- a CDS encoding AAA family ATPase: MARLIIVCGATAAGKTTYSLSICEDIGAVKFSIDPWMQTLFAKDMVELDFSWMMERVERCYQQIWEVSEQILALDGNVVLDLGFTTKALRDIFVNNAKALKINAEVHYIEATSETRKQRVAKRNMEKDPKVYSFEVTDMMFDFMEGKFEVPDDMELEHGCKVSL, encoded by the coding sequence ATGGCTAGGCTAATTATAGTTTGCGGCGCAACAGCTGCAGGTAAGACAACCTATTCTCTCTCTATTTGTGAAGATATTGGCGCAGTTAAATTCTCGATAGATCCTTGGATGCAGACCCTGTTTGCTAAGGATATGGTGGAACTCGATTTCTCGTGGATGATGGAGCGGGTAGAGCGTTGCTACCAGCAAATATGGGAAGTGAGTGAGCAAATTTTGGCACTAGACGGAAACGTTGTTCTCGATTTAGGTTTTACTACCAAAGCGCTACGAGACATTTTTGTAAATAATGCTAAGGCTTTGAAGATAAATGCTGAAGTTCACTATATAGAAGCAACATCGGAAACACGTAAGCAGCGAGTCGCTAAACGCAATATGGAAAAAGACCCTAAAGTATATTCCTTTGAAGTGACCGACATGATGTTTGACTTTATGGAAGGCAAGTTCGAGGTGCCTGATGACATGGAGTTAGAGCATGGCTGCAAGGTGAGCTTATAA
- a CDS encoding cysteine hydrolase family protein: MKSAVLVIDVQSILFDPEPQPYESQVVLNKINQVTSLARAKSVPVIFIQHEHANSVIEYGTEGWALQSSLVTQTGDHFVRKNTPDSFLNTNLEELLIELAVDSLIVCGYASEFCVDTTVRRAAGLGYPVVLVSDAHTTHDKEHASGAQIRAHHNATLANISSFGVKIEAIETAKLWP, encoded by the coding sequence ATGAAATCTGCAGTATTGGTTATTGATGTTCAGTCGATTTTATTCGACCCAGAACCTCAACCATATGAGTCTCAAGTGGTACTTAACAAGATAAATCAAGTTACCAGTTTGGCGCGCGCAAAGTCTGTCCCGGTAATCTTTATTCAGCACGAACATGCCAATTCTGTCATTGAGTATGGAACCGAGGGCTGGGCATTGCAGTCTAGCCTAGTAACTCAAACGGGTGACCATTTTGTTCGTAAAAACACTCCCGATTCGTTTCTAAATACCAACCTTGAAGAGTTATTGATAGAGCTTGCCGTTGATAGCCTAATTGTGTGTGGCTATGCCTCTGAGTTTTGTGTGGATACCACTGTTCGCAGAGCGGCTGGTTTGGGTTATCCGGTAGTGTTGGTCTCTGATGCCCACACAACTCATGATAAAGAGCACGCAAGTGGCGCTCAGATTCGAGCCCACCATAACGCTACCTTAGCTAATATCTCTAGTTTTGGTGTAAAGATAGAAGCAATAGAGACAGCTAAGCTTTGGCCGTAA
- a CDS encoding glycosyltransferase family 2 protein, which translates to MPATIQEIDMPNLMNSQPVCSVVIPTYNCLSYLKQALASVEQQNVDKLEVIVVDDNSSDGTWQWLQNQQQKTPYLRSIKLSGKGPAVARNIAIQQAKAPLIAFLDADDVWLAGKLQRQIEFHQAKPELSFSFTDYRHVGENGEDRGTCFEFWPNYQGLSQQQKGYQLKPDAAASLFAENVVGTSTVMASRTALLKCFAFDEQLPSAEDWDLWLKLALLGPVGISNHVDCEYLMRDGSESSKSQLRIKAMHIIYQRYAQAVKQQSPKALAQAKARIATAEAELYNEQSLRLSAIFSRVQALYYSPNRRRVIETLADTRNLLMLR; encoded by the coding sequence ATGCCAGCTACTATCCAGGAGATTGATATGCCTAACTTAATGAATAGCCAACCCGTATGCAGTGTAGTGATCCCTACTTACAATTGTTTAAGCTACTTAAAACAAGCCTTAGCAAGCGTTGAACAACAAAACGTAGATAAGCTGGAAGTTATTGTCGTAGACGACAACTCTAGCGATGGCACCTGGCAATGGCTGCAAAACCAACAACAAAAAACACCGTATCTACGCAGCATTAAACTCAGCGGCAAAGGCCCAGCAGTGGCTCGTAATATCGCCATTCAACAAGCTAAAGCGCCACTTATTGCTTTTTTAGATGCCGATGACGTTTGGTTGGCAGGCAAACTACAACGCCAAATCGAATTTCATCAAGCAAAACCTGAGTTAAGCTTTAGTTTTACCGATTACCGTCATGTGGGAGAAAATGGCGAAGACCGAGGCACTTGCTTCGAGTTTTGGCCAAACTACCAAGGCTTAAGCCAACAACAAAAGGGCTACCAACTTAAACCCGATGCCGCAGCAAGTTTGTTTGCAGAAAACGTGGTTGGCACCTCAACGGTAATGGCATCACGGACAGCCTTACTAAAATGCTTCGCCTTTGATGAGCAACTGCCCTCGGCAGAAGATTGGGACTTGTGGCTAAAGTTGGCATTACTAGGCCCTGTTGGCATTAGCAACCATGTTGATTGTGAATACCTAATGCGCGATGGTTCTGAAAGCAGTAAAAGTCAGCTACGCATTAAAGCCATGCACATTATCTATCAGCGCTATGCGCAAGCGGTAAAACAGCAATCACCAAAAGCTTTAGCCCAAGCCAAAGCTCGCATCGCCACCGCAGAAGCGGAGCTATACAATGAACAAAGCCTGCGACTATCAGCAATATTCTCAAGAGTTCAGGCTCTTTACTATTCCCCAAATCGCCGACGCGTTATAGAAACCCTAGCGGACACCCGTAATTTGTTAATGCTGAGATAA